The following coding sequences lie in one Loxodonta africana isolate mLoxAfr1 chromosome X, mLoxAfr1.hap2, whole genome shotgun sequence genomic window:
- the LOC100655002 gene encoding melanoma-associated antigen B2-like — protein MRRLPSRKCREGEASGLTGLRLSSSEEGGVSGLVRSPASPAPLLHSCLFSLSRDIMPHGHKSKLRYREKRRQAQGDTGSVKSAQGSQRAPSTSTGGAGSSGSRAPRGAEGQDEGGPSSSSARAPNERSHREVTRRVIILSQFLLSKYEVQECLTKGKMMKIINKGYKEHFPEILRRASEYVQLAFGLDVKEVDSKGQSYTIVSKLEITEEENLSGGRGFPKKGLLMPLLAMIYTNGNRASEEEMWEFLNMVGMYDGKTHFLFGEPRKLITKDLVQEKYLEYRQVPNSDPPRYQFLWGPRAQAEAIKTKVLEFLAKDKNTFSSVFQALYGESWGDEEERAAGREWAGAGPHARARASVRVSPAGRPIRGEV, from the exons ATGCGCCGACTTCCATCCAGGAAGTGCCGGGAAGGCGAGGCCTCTGGTCTAACCGGGTTGAGACTTTCATCATCGGAGGAGGGTGGAGTCTCGGGACTGGTCAGGAGTCCAG CATCACCTGCCCCCCTTCTACACTCCTGCCTATTTTCCTTGAGCAGAGACATCATGCCTCATGGTCACAAGAGTAAGCTCCGCTACCGCGAGAAACGTCGCCAGGCCCAAGGTGACACCGGCAGTGTCAAGAGTGCTCAG GGGTCTCAGAGGGCCCCATCCACCAGCACTGGTGGGGCAGGTTCGTCGGGCTCAAGAGCTCCTAGAGGGGCCGAGGGCCAAGATGAGGGAGGTCCAAGTTCCTCTTCTGCCCGAGCACCCAATGAGAGGTCACATAGAGAGGTAACCAGGAGGGTGATCATCTTGTCACAGTTCCTGCTGTCCAAGTATGAAGTGCAAGAGTGCCTTACCaagggaaaaatgatgaagatcatcaaCAAAGGGTACAAGGAGCACTTCCCTGAGATCCTGAGGAGAGCCTCTGAGTACGTCCAGCTGGCCTTTGGCCTTGACGTGAAGGAAGTTGATTCCAAAGGTCAGTCCTATACCATTGTCAGCAAATTGGAGATTACCGAAGAAGAGAATCTGAGTGGTGGCAGGGGGTTTCCCAAGAAGGGGCTCCTGATGCCTCTCCTGGCCATGATCTACACGAATGGAAACCGTGCCAGCGAGGAGGAGATGTGGGAATTCCTGAATATGGTGGGGATGTACGATGGCAAGACGCACTTCCTCTTTGGGGAGCCCCGGAAGCTCATCACCAAAGATTTGGTGCAGGAAAAGTACCTGGAGTACCGGCAGGTGCCCAACAGTGATCCTCCACGCTACCAATTCCTGTGGGGTCCCAGAGCCCAAGCCGAAGCCATCAAGACAAAAGTCCTGGAGTTTTTGGCCAAGGACAAGAATACGTTTTCCAGTGTCTTCCAAGCCCTGTATGGAGAAAGTTGGGGAGATGAGGAAGAGAGAGCTGCAGGCAGAGAATGGGCTGGGGCTGGTCCTCATGCCAGGGCCAGGGCTAGTGTCAGGGTGAGTCCAGCAGGCCGTCCCATCCGTGGTGAAGTCTGA